The DNA window TGGAGCACTCACAGATTGTGAGTAATGAGCATCTTCAGTTAGCTTTGACAAAATCAGAAAGACTGCTCGCATCTGTTCCTCCAGAGACCCAGTTAGTGTTACTAGTCGATCATTGAGTCCAATATAATTATGATCCTGAGGGGATATCTTGATACCAGCCTGGGAATCTTCAATAAATGACCTGCTTATAGGCAAAACCTGGGCATTAATGATtgtcccaccccccccccccccccccaaaaaaaaaaactcatttccattgtaaagacctcaaaataaaacaaaactagCAAGTAGAATCTTCAGAAAGACATGGCTTATACTTCATGGGTTTGTAAATCAGATATAGAGTTGAgatgaaattgaaaaatcattGAACTGCAGGTATATGGCAGAATTCCCAGGCTGTGGGCAGGTTTTATGCCTGACAGCCCCATGGTGTAGTTGGCCCCCCCATTGCTATCATTTCAAGTTTCATTGAGATCAATACGGTTTTGAGGTTTGTTAAACCGTCTTGTGTAAACAATCCAAGTCATTTTCAACTTTCCACTCATccttttcatcttcaatttgCACCATATATCAATCCCCTAACTGGTACATCCTCATTTTCTGATTTCCCTTGTTTTGCACTCGTGCACTTTGAATACACTCATCTCAGATCGTATATATCATCAACCATTACCCAACTTTTAGCATGATAAAGCAGTCAGTGTTATACACATTTTATTGTCTTATAAAATTTATTAATGAGTCAATACTGCAAATACACTTCATCTATGCAACTCTAATTCTAAACATACCATCCCTTTCAAGCTCTACCTCCCTATATGATTAGACCAAATTCTTTGAATGCACGTATTTCTATTCACATTAGTACAAGTAAAATCCAAATTACCAAAACATTCTTAACAGTAAATTTCCATAACCTTTGAATGAAAAGCACCACAACTTAATTTCAACAGAGAGGGCAAAGTAGACAATTTTATACTTTATGGTAGCTCCACCCTTCCCAATTATGCCACCACAAGAGCTATTTGGAACTATAAGCCTCACTTTTGATCTAGGATCGGCATCATCACCATCTTCAACATGAACCTGACCAGCACCACAccagaggaggagaagagaacAGAATAAAGTAAAACTCCAATCATGAAATACAGAAAAAACATTTTCTAATGGATAAGAACCGAAGCCACACGAGGATTACCTCACTCAGCAACTTGGAAAGGATTAATTCCATTGCCTTTAGGATTTCATCAATTGTTCCAGATATCATGATTATCCTATCAGATGTTCCAGGAAAAAATTCATGATTGCGTGACAATTGAATCCGAGCTCCAGATTGTGACTGAAACTCAGTAATAGTGGAACCACCTTTTCCAATGACAGAACCCGCAGCCGCATTTGACACAAGGAACCTGATGCAGGTAGGCTTCTCCTTGTAATCTGACAAAGCACAATTCTGACACAATTAGCTGAACAGAGATGGGCCTCTCTAAATGAGTGTCTGCAAGCAAGTGTGTACTATTTGTTCAAGTACTGGCACCAATGCTCCCACATGTGTATTCAAGTTAATAGAGGGGCAAATGAGGGGAATGAAGAGTAATAGCAATATAAATATTGCTTGTCAGACAAatttatgaaagaaataaaattgatGGCTTTTTCTGCATCACTTCATTATAAAGTGGCACTTcgcaaaccccccccccccccaaaaaaaaggcaCTTTGATGTTATCACAAAAGGTTGAGCAGATTAGTTATAGAATTGTAAAGTTTACACTGTCGCTACAAATTTCACGTTGTTGACAATTAAATTCTCCTTAGAATAATCTTAATGCATATTATATAGCTCCTCAAGAAACCAGCTAGGAGTGCTACACCCACATATGTGAGGAgagaaaaatctataaataaagaTACCACTACgaataaattataaaatcacGTATCCATAACAAAAGTGATACAGAATTCccgcaagaagagaagatggggttgttgttttggatttgttttgatttattggGCCCAAATGAACCTATGGTTCAAGTTTGGTTTCAGTTGGGCTTAATAGGGGTGCTCAATGGGTTATATGGGCCATGGGCTTagtatttttgagttttctattgtAATGGGTCGGTTCTATAAGCTCAAATATTAGGGATTTAGGTCCTCCACGGGATAAaatagttagtttctatttttgtaataGATTTAGATGCTAAGTCATTAGCAACTAGCAAgtagtttttattttggttttgtctctttcctttttgtatTATGGCAACTAGATCTTTTAGGGAGTAGCCATTTTGTTTCAAAGCCTTACTATTCTTGTACTAcatactttcaatttttttgataCAAGAAAAGGGAGACCCTCATGACAATTTTGGCTAATGGAGTACTTCTCCATGGAGATTACATGCTACTGTAGTGAAACAGCAGCAACCCTAGATGGTGAATTCAAGGTTGGGTGGTGGTGAATCCTCCCAAAGTGTTTGGTGGTGAAGCTAAGTCATATCCCCCTTTTCTcccctcttttctttccattttgatCTCAGTTTAGCAAGCTTCAAGGTGAGCGTGTGGGTGTTGATCAAGGTAATCTGAAACCCTCTTCTATTGAATTCGATTTTACACCTTTGCTTCCAATCTCTTTGTTTTGGTTTATATTCCCTCTTTGTTCTACTAATCTTATTTCTAAGTTTCTATTCATGCATGTCAGTTCCTGTCCACTTGTGTTCTCAGTCTTCTCTTAAATATTCTGGCATTTCCTACCAGTGGATCAAACCCTACTTTGGATATGACATTCTTCCCCCTTAGGACTACATCTCTAACTGAAATTGCAGGACCATCAGATACGGAATTTGAGAGTTCTTCACTAAGTTCTTATTTCTGTCCACCACAATTACTTCCTATCTGACCGTTTGGATCTTTGTTATATTTTAGACACTTGACCAAAATTAATTTCAGCACCATAAGCAGGCTGGATTATAGAGGACATCCAACCTTCTATAGACCCTTTAGCTTCTTAAGCTATTTCACTGCGGTTGTTTTCCATCCTTAAAATTCTATTTTGATTTATAGAGCTCATCAAAAAGACAATATCACGTGAAGACAATAAGCTCTTTGGCTCATATACTGATATACAGCAACTTGGATCAGTGGTGGCACAATTACACAAAACATTGAGGTAGTTAACACCAGTCACCACACTGCAACCAAAGACATGACATGCACAGACAATATCCTGATCTCAACTTCTAGTCATCTCCCTAGTGACAACTTGTTGAGGATATTTCCAATCCAGGGAGCAACTTGAcatcagaaaaataaatgttTGGATTCATTTACTAGCTTCTATCATGTAACAAGCTCTATGACCCTCCTCCACCATAACTTACCATTTCAGATGCAGTCCCATAATGAGTTTATGGAAAAATAATGATCTTACAATATCTGTGCCAAAGACCTGAAAGACATTTTATTGGGGCTTGGCATCCCCCAGAAGTTATCTAACCAATGAAGCCATGTTTTGTGGTATTTTATTCCTCCTCTCCACTATATCATTGCCCCTTCAAATGCAATCCCATGCAGATTGCATGAAAAAATAACTGTAATATACCAGCTTTACAGAATGCAGCATTCTAAACTAGCAAAACAGATTTTGCAATCcctctattttcattttctcttcttttttttttctttctttttttatttttttcctttttttgcaaCTGCAatttgtttagatttttttttttttttaagtgataTACCTAAgaacattttattattttcctattttctctttatttttctacaaataattgaaaaaaaaggtgaaaccaCGTGAACAAATTGTGTCCAGAAACGATGGCTCTAGTTCTTTCCAAGCAAAATTGTACCTTCCAGATCTAAGACACCGAGCACCAACTCTAGACGTTCATGCACGGAAGCATCAATTCAGAAGCTCCACCCGGATTTTGGGTGGGGGGATTAATTCATCAATTAGACTGTAGAAATTTAAGTTCCACAATACATATGAGAAAGCAAAGGCACAAAAGTCCATTTTATAATCAAAGCCCATTTAAATGCACTCCAACATAGAgaaacatttcaaaaattcaATGTGAACATATTGATAAGGAACTGCACAAAACCACGTAATTATATTCCACAACATGGTGGACAAATATCTAAATCCAACAAAATTTAAAAGCCAGAGCTAGGGTTTAGAATCAAAACTTGAGCGAATACGGAAGGTCGTATTGTCTCTAATTTCACCATAATCTTaacagaacaaaaaagaaaaccaaaacacATTGCTCTTGTTATGAAATTCCGTCGTCGAAAGAGAAAAGTAGATTCAAATCAGAAGCAATAGATCTTATAATGTACAGGATATAAGAAGATGTGTTTAACATATCTCACCTCGAGGTGGAGACTTTGGAGGTCCAGATCGCTTCGACGGAACCTCTGGTGAAGAAACATAAGAAGACTCAGGCGATTCCATTCTGCTCTGCTGCGTTGAGCTGTCGAGAAGAAAGCTATCAATGGTatatgtaagagagagagaaaaagagaggggagatCAACCCATTCGCATTGTTCAAGTGATAAGAGAACGAggaaaaagataagaaagagaaagatatttGTTATCTGTTCTTTCTCTTGTCTGACTGTtgagtgaggagagagatagagtgagaaagggagaggtagagagagaagtGAAGGAATGGGGTTGTTGCTGAGAGCGTTCAGCGTTTCAGTTTTCTCTGTGCTTGGATATTACTTTTCATCTTTTGTAGGGGTTAAGCAGCGTGAGTTCAGGTGTCGATGAAACCGCCTTCCCGTATTTATTTCCTGTTTTTACATGTAACAGTCCTCGTCCACGACCCACCCATACACACCAAAATGGAAGAAACGTCTCTGCACGCTACACCCGGAACTAGTCCACCACGCCCTTTGTGTTTTTGCCCATTTAGAGGGGTGATTTGGAAATTATACTCTCCCTTTTGTTTGTTAAATTTGGATAGAGATTGTTTTCTAATCCTATGACTTTATGGGATCAAGTTCTTAAGATTAGATGTTTTCAAAATAATGATTTACTTAAACCCTGTTGTGTGGAGAAAGAGAGGCTCAATAATTTAAAGCAAGTGGTGGTTGGCGTGTGGAAAATGGAGCCAATGTCTTTATTTGGACTGATTCTTGAGTTCCATATATTGAAAAGCACTTTACCAAAGGAATTAGTTCCTCCTTCCTCGTACAGAGCTTAATATGGTGAGTCATGCATGATTttttacaacaacaaaaaaaaaaaaaggcatgcaTGATCTAATTACTCATGGTTCTTCTTTATCGAATTCAATTCTTCTGTGGCATAACATGGTGTTCGACGCGTATTTAATGGTCATAAACGTCTTGGCATAAAGCCCAAGGCAATCGCATATAGCAAGGCGTTTATAGGCGTTGAATGTACACCGAACACCATGTTGCGCCATAGAGGATTCAAATCCTTCTTTACCATTTTgccttcaatttcaaaattgattttttggattttttatttttattttttggatccCTTTTAATTCATAGTTTTGAGcttgaaaatataatttttttcctttaatggtatattaactaggaagaagtttttcttcacctcaTGGTGATATTCATTGTGTGGATAGAAGGGACAAGACTATGTGCGTCTCTTGCCCCTCACTCCTAAGTGGATTAGATGGGCGAAGATGAATGGCCTTAGGGAAACCCGGTCCTATTAACTACTCAAGTTGTTGCAAAATATATTGTGAAGACAGATAATGGATTAATGATCAATACTATTATAATCTATTCACCATGGCCTTAGGAAAATTCGGTCCTATAAATTACCCAAGATGTTGCAAGATATATTGTGATAATAGATAATGAGTTTCCGAATACCATTATGAGGTGTAAGTTATGGAAATCTATTTGTTCTTTTCCGATTCATCCtaaatccaaattttttttgtgaaagaTTTTACCATGAGGATTTTGTACTAAATTAAAGTTATCGAAATTTATGGATGTTTGTGTTTTGTAGTCTACGTAATAATTGCACCCTAAAAAAAGTCTATGTAATAAGAAAATTGAATCTGATTGGCATATGTTGTTATTATGTGAATTTAGTAATCATGTGTGGGCAGCGGGTCCATTGGGCCACGGATAGAGCATATTACCAGTTCTGTTTTCGAGTGGATTTAGAACATGCTTTACTCATCCCTGTTCTGAAAACCTCAAGTTCAAGATGTTCCTTTAGTTTTTGCCATCActgcttttttcctttgttataCTCATGATCAAGTAGTTTTCCAAAAGCAAAAGCCGCCTCCTATCAAATTATTTTATAGTCCATTATGTATCATGTTTATATGTTTATAGTTGGGCGGGGCTCCTCCGTAGTGCAACAGAGGTGGCAGCGCACATCTGACGACTTAAAACACCTCGAGATGCATGTCAATGTGTTGGGGTCCATGCTTATATGTTCCAGGGCATCGAATGTGTGCTGCCAGCTCTATTGCACCACAGAGGAGTCGGATTCTTTGTATTTCTAGAGTTTTTCTAGGGATTTTGATGTATCTCTTGATTTGTTACTAGTGGTTACTTTCTAGGACTTTGATTGATGGACACCGAGGATCATCAATTGTGGATCATCCTATTATTGTATGTGGTGATTTCTATGACTAAAATACAATAACAATGGGATGTGCATTCGTCTTGTTTTTAAATGATAGATTACTTGGGGCTTTTATGAATCATGGTTTTGTAGGGAGTGCACATAATGCGAAGATTAGAGGAATGCCACGAGGACCACAAGCAGTCCAACGAAAAAAGATGGAAGATGTAGAAATCTAGACCAACTATAAGAAGATGGTGGATTGGCTTACATAAGATGGGAAGTAGGGACGGCCGCGGAATTTGTTTATACTATTGATTGAGGGTGTTAAAACAATTATCTATTTTAAGTATATATTTATAAGTATGAATGATAGTTTGGTCTCCCCTCGTGTTTGCCCTTATTACATCCACCACCTCACGTTtcgtttattacaaataaacccaCTCAACCTAACACGTGAGTGAGTTGTtagtttgaaaattgaaaaaaactattttacccttatgattTCTTGACCTAAAATATCTTAAAtcaatgaccattttacccttattataTTCTTGGAGACAAGGCAAGCACTTGACGGATGAAAAGGAGGAGGCGTTGTCACTGGTGCCTTCACAGCTGCGCAACAGCTATATGAGGAGTTTGGTGCTCTGCCACAACCAAACGAAGCCGTGATCACTGGCCTTGATTCCGGACAAGCAAAGGCTCTCCAAGGGCAATTCGTTATGGTCGGAATTGAATTGGAGCGTATCCTCAAAATTGATAGAACCGCAATCAACGAG is part of the Macadamia integrifolia cultivar HAES 741 unplaced genomic scaffold, SCU_Mint_v3 scaffold2047, whole genome shotgun sequence genome and encodes:
- the LOC122065519 gene encoding protein BTR1-like, with the translated sequence MESPESSYVSSPEVPSKRSGPPKSPPRDYKEKPTCIRFLVSNAAAGSVIGKGGSTITEFQSQSGARIQLSRNHEFFPGTSDRIIMISGTIDEILKAMELILSKLLSEVHVEDGDDADPRSKVRLIVPNSSCGGIIGKGGATIKSFIEDSQAGIKISPQDHNYIGLNDRLVTLTGSLEEQMRAVFLILSKLTEDAHYSQSVSAPFSYAGVNFSGFHGIPYAYVLPSVGTAGYNTINYGPNGAGGKFQNGKDDRGNTVTIGVADEHIGVVVGRGGRNIMEISQVTGARIKISDRGDFMSGTSDRKVTISGSQGSIRAAEAMIMQKVASTSEI